Proteins encoded by one window of Clostridium perfringens:
- the codY gene encoding GTP-sensing pleiotropic transcriptional regulator CodY → MSTLLSKTRRLNKILQKSGTEAIAFGDICQLLSDVMSCNVYLVGRKGRILGYSFSEKFECDIMKEKVVVDRKFPEDYNNKLINIQDTIANIPNKGICVFEGVGECLISKKISTIVPIVGNGDRLGTLLLARFGEEFNDDDLVLAEYSATIVGMELLRARQGEIEEEARKKAVVQLAIGTLSYSELEAVEHIFSELNGDEGLLVASKIADKVGITRSVIVNALRKFESAGVIESRSLGMKGTHIKILNEKLMDELKKIK, encoded by the coding sequence ATGTCGACACTACTTAGTAAAACTAGAAGATTAAATAAGATTTTACAAAAATCAGGTACTGAAGCTATAGCTTTTGGAGATATATGCCAATTATTAAGTGATGTTATGTCGTGTAATGTATATTTAGTTGGAAGAAAAGGTAGAATATTAGGTTATTCTTTTTCTGAAAAATTTGAATGTGACATAATGAAAGAAAAAGTTGTTGTTGATAGAAAATTCCCAGAAGACTACAATAATAAATTAATAAACATTCAAGATACAATTGCAAACATACCTAATAAAGGAATATGTGTTTTTGAAGGGGTAGGAGAATGTTTAATCTCTAAAAAAATATCAACTATTGTTCCTATAGTTGGTAATGGAGATAGATTAGGAACTTTATTATTAGCTAGATTTGGGGAAGAATTTAATGATGATGACCTAGTTTTAGCAGAATATAGTGCTACAATAGTTGGGATGGAGCTTTTAAGAGCTAGACAAGGTGAAATAGAAGAAGAAGCACGTAAAAAAGCGGTGGTTCAATTAGCTATTGGAACTTTATCTTACTCAGAATTAGAGGCTGTAGAACATATTTTTAGTGAGTTAAATGGAGATGAAGGATTATTAGTAGCTTCTAAGATAGCTGATAAAGTTGGAATAACTAGATCAGTTATAGTAAATGCTCTTAGAAAATTTGAGAGTGCAGGAGTTATTGAATCAAGAAGTCTTGGGATGAAAGGTACTCATATAAAAATATTAAACGAAAAGTTAATGGATGAACTTAAAAAGATAAAATAA
- the rpsB gene encoding 30S ribosomal protein S2 — MSVISMKQLLEAGVHFGHQTRRWNPKMAPYIFTERNGIYIIDLQKTVKKAEEAYNFIREVSEAGKDVIFVGTKKQAQEAVKEEAERSNMYFVNHRWLGGMLTNFTTIKTRINRLNKLDEMEQDGTFDVLPKKEVIKLKLEREKLQRNLGGIKELDASNIGAMFVVDPRKEKNAIAEAKILGIPVVAIVDTNCDPEEVDYVIPGNDDAIRAVKLIAGKMADAIIEGRQGEQLAE, encoded by the coding sequence ATGTCAGTAATTTCAATGAAACAATTATTAGAAGCTGGTGTTCATTTCGGACATCAAACAAGAAGATGGAACCCTAAAATGGCTCCTTACATCTTTACAGAAAGAAACGGTATATACATAATCGATTTACAAAAAACTGTAAAGAAAGCTGAAGAAGCTTACAACTTTATAAGAGAAGTATCAGAAGCTGGTAAAGACGTAATATTCGTTGGAACTAAAAAACAAGCTCAAGAAGCTGTTAAAGAAGAAGCTGAAAGATCAAACATGTACTTCGTTAACCACAGATGGTTAGGAGGAATGTTAACTAACTTCACAACTATAAAAACAAGAATAAACAGATTAAACAAATTAGATGAAATGGAACAAGACGGAACATTCGACGTTTTACCTAAGAAAGAAGTAATCAAGTTAAAACTTGAAAGAGAAAAATTACAAAGAAACTTAGGCGGAATCAAAGAATTAGACGCTTCAAACATAGGAGCTATGTTCGTTGTTGACCCAAGAAAAGAAAAGAATGCAATAGCAGAAGCTAAAATATTAGGAATTCCAGTAGTAGCTATAGTTGATACTAACTGTGACCCAGAAGAAGTTGACTACGTAATTCCAGGAAATGACGATGCTATAAGAGCAGTTAAATTAATAGCTGGTAAAATGGCAGACGCTATAATCGAAGGAAGACAAGGCGAGCAATTAGCAGAGTAA
- the tsf gene encoding translation elongation factor Ts: protein MITAKAVKELRERTGAGMMDCKKALTETNGDMEKAVEVLREKGLAAAAKKAGRVAAEGIVKTYVSEDMKKGSIVEINCETDFVALNEEFVGFAGRVAELVANSNVNTVEELLAEKLDGDKTVQEVLTELIAKIGENMSVRRFERFSVESGLVQSYIHGGGRIGVMAELACEASSPVLAEVAKDVCMQIAAANPLFLSEADVDQESLEKEKEIYRAQALNEGKPEHIVDKMVMGRIKKYCKEVCLLDQAWVKDGDKSIAKLLEEKSKEVGSPITITKFVRFERGEGIEKKEENFAEEVAKMGGK, encoded by the coding sequence ATGATAACAGCTAAAGCAGTTAAAGAGTTAAGAGAAAGAACTGGCGCAGGAATGATGGATTGTAAAAAAGCGCTAACTGAAACTAATGGAGATATGGAAAAAGCAGTTGAAGTTTTAAGAGAAAAAGGATTAGCAGCTGCAGCTAAAAAAGCTGGAAGAGTAGCAGCTGAAGGTATCGTTAAAACTTACGTATCAGAAGATATGAAAAAAGGTTCAATAGTTGAAATCAACTGTGAAACTGACTTCGTTGCTTTAAACGAAGAATTCGTTGGATTTGCAGGAAGAGTAGCAGAATTAGTTGCTAACTCAAATGTAAACACTGTAGAAGAATTATTAGCAGAAAAATTAGACGGAGACAAAACTGTTCAAGAAGTTTTAACTGAGTTAATCGCTAAGATTGGTGAAAACATGAGCGTAAGAAGATTCGAAAGATTTTCTGTTGAAAGCGGATTAGTTCAAAGCTACATCCACGGTGGCGGAAGAATAGGTGTTATGGCTGAATTAGCATGTGAAGCTTCATCACCAGTATTAGCTGAAGTTGCTAAAGATGTTTGTATGCAAATAGCTGCTGCTAACCCACTATTCTTATCAGAAGCTGATGTTGATCAAGAATCTTTAGAAAAAGAAAAAGAAATATACAGAGCTCAAGCTCTTAACGAAGGTAAACCAGAGCACATCGTTGATAAGATGGTAATGGGAAGAATCAAAAAATACTGTAAAGAAGTTTGTCTTTTAGATCAAGCTTGGGTAAAAGATGGCGACAAATCAATCGCTAAATTATTAGAAGAAAAATCAAAAGAAGTAGGTTCTCCAATAACTATAACTAAGTTCGTAAGATTCGAAAGAGGAGAAGGAATCGAAAAGAAAGAAGAAAACTTCGCTGAAGAAGTAGCTAAAATGGGCGGAAAATAA
- the pyrH gene encoding UMP kinase, with the protein MGTCKYKRVMLKLSGEALAGENGFGIDFNIAMNIAKAVKELVDMGIEVGAVVGGGNIWRGRSGEGMDRTTADYMGMLATSINALALQDSLESLGVDTRVQTAIEMKEIAEPYIRRRAMRHLEKGRVVIFGAGTGNPYFSTDTAAALRAAEIEADVILLAKKVDGVYDKDPHKYDDAKKYDELSYIEVLEQGLQVMDSTATSLCMDNNIPILVFALDNPENIKRVVLGENIGTIVSKK; encoded by the coding sequence ATGGGAACTTGTAAATACAAAAGAGTTATGCTTAAGTTATCAGGTGAGGCTTTAGCAGGCGAAAATGGTTTTGGAATAGATTTTAATATAGCAATGAACATAGCAAAGGCTGTAAAAGAGCTTGTTGATATGGGAATAGAAGTAGGCGCAGTTGTAGGTGGCGGAAACATATGGAGAGGTAGAAGTGGAGAAGGCATGGATAGAACTACTGCTGACTATATGGGAATGCTAGCTACTTCAATAAATGCTTTAGCACTTCAAGATTCATTAGAATCTTTAGGGGTAGACACTAGAGTACAAACTGCTATAGAAATGAAGGAAATAGCAGAGCCATATATAAGAAGAAGAGCTATGAGGCACTTAGAAAAAGGTAGAGTAGTAATATTCGGAGCAGGAACAGGAAACCCTTATTTTTCAACTGATACAGCAGCAGCATTAAGAGCCGCTGAAATAGAAGCTGATGTAATATTATTAGCTAAAAAGGTTGATGGAGTTTATGATAAAGATCCACATAAATACGATGATGCTAAAAAATATGATGAATTATCATATATAGAAGTACTTGAGCAAGGATTACAAGTAATGGATTCAACTGCAACATCACTTTGTATGGACAACAACATCCCTATATTAGTATTTGCTTTAGATAATCCTGAAAACATTAAGAGAGTTGTTTTAGGAGAAAATATAGGAACAATAGTAAGCAAAAAATAA
- the frr gene encoding ribosome recycling factor, with translation MIKDVIKKSEEKMNKTINSLNSELATMKAGRANPTMLDRIQVEYYGSMCPLNQVANVSSPEPRLLVITPWEKPMLKEIEKAILKSDLGINPNNDGTIIRLLVPELTEETRKNLVKNVKKVGEQAKVAIRSIRKDANDKVKNFKKEGTITEDEMKKGEDDIQKVTDKFVKEIDTIVAAKEKEIMSI, from the coding sequence ATGATTAAGGACGTTATAAAAAAATCAGAAGAAAAAATGAATAAAACTATAAATTCTTTAAATTCAGAATTAGCTACAATGAAAGCTGGAAGAGCTAACCCAACTATGTTAGATAGAATTCAAGTTGAGTATTATGGAAGCATGTGTCCTTTAAATCAAGTAGCTAATGTTTCATCACCAGAACCAAGATTATTAGTTATAACACCTTGGGAAAAACCAATGCTTAAAGAAATAGAAAAAGCTATCTTAAAATCAGATTTAGGAATAAACCCTAACAATGATGGTACTATAATAAGACTTTTAGTTCCAGAATTAACTGAAGAAACTAGAAAAAATTTAGTTAAGAACGTTAAAAAAGTTGGAGAGCAAGCTAAGGTTGCTATAAGATCTATAAGAAAAGATGCAAATGATAAAGTTAAAAACTTCAAAAAAGAAGGAACTATAACTGAAGATGAAATGAAAAAGGGTGAAGATGACATCCAAAAAGTAACAGATAAGTTTGTTAAAGAAATAGATACTATAGTGGCAGCTAAAGAAAAAGAGATTATGTCAATTTAA
- a CDS encoding isoprenyl transferase, translated as MLDFFSKKGNEDSEEIVLIEDKMPKHIAIIMDGNGRWAKKRGLPRTMGHRAGVKTIKTIVKECDKLGVKYLTLYAFSTENWKRPEDEVNALMKLVVEFIKNEIDELHQNGVRVQTIGDLSRFPEEPKKAILWAMEKTKDNTGVVLSLALNYGGRNEIVRGIKSVIEDVKAGKISIDDINEDMFNDYLYTKGMPDPDLIIRPSGEQRLSNFLLWQCAYSEFWYSQINWPDFNGEDLRKAIFDYQNRDRRFGGIK; from the coding sequence ATGTTAGATTTTTTTAGTAAAAAAGGAAATGAAGATTCAGAAGAAATAGTTCTAATTGAAGATAAAATGCCAAAGCATATTGCCATAATAATGGATGGTAATGGAAGATGGGCAAAAAAAAGAGGTCTTCCAAGAACTATGGGACATAGAGCTGGGGTTAAGACTATAAAAACTATTGTAAAAGAATGCGATAAATTAGGAGTGAAATATTTAACTTTATATGCTTTCTCTACTGAAAACTGGAAAAGACCAGAAGATGAAGTTAATGCTCTTATGAAGTTAGTTGTTGAATTTATAAAAAATGAAATTGATGAACTTCATCAAAACGGAGTAAGGGTACAAACTATAGGTGATTTATCAAGATTCCCAGAAGAACCTAAAAAAGCTATACTTTGGGCTATGGAAAAAACTAAAGATAACACTGGAGTAGTTTTAAGCTTAGCATTAAATTATGGTGGAAGAAATGAAATAGTTAGAGGTATAAAATCTGTAATAGAAGATGTTAAAGCGGGCAAAATAAGTATAGATGATATAAACGAAGATATGTTTAATGACTATCTTTATACTAAAGGAATGCCAGATCCAGATCTTATAATAAGACCAAGTGGAGAACAAAGACTTAGCAACTTCTTATTATGGCAATGTGCATACTCAGAATTTTGGTATTCTCAAATAAACTGGCCAGATTTTAATGGTGAAGATTTAAGAAAAGCTATTTTTGATTATCAAAATAGAGATAGAAGATTTGGTGGAATTAAATAA
- a CDS encoding phosphatidate cytidylyltransferase: MKSNSRYLGALIMAPFIAFIFLGGIWLKLFTIALSFAGLYEYYKTVKVAKLKPISIGGYILLILYYLTSNNFEMLSFLIIIATFILLCVPILNIEYTFIDVAVTILGFIYVGVFFSFIHLVNIKEGGQYLVWLIFLSSWLCDTAAYYSGRFFGKHKLCPKVSPKKTIEGSIGGILGSTLACGIFGIIISNSFSLIPVYHYFIIGILCGVFCQFGDLVASSIKRYAGIKDYSNLIPGHGGILDRFDSILFAGTIVFFYLTLVLKF; encoded by the coding sequence GTGAAATCTAATAGCAGATATCTAGGCGCACTTATAATGGCTCCATTTATTGCTTTTATATTCCTAGGTGGAATTTGGCTTAAGCTATTTACTATTGCTCTTTCTTTTGCAGGATTATATGAATATTATAAAACTGTTAAAGTAGCAAAATTAAAGCCTATTTCCATAGGGGGATATATATTATTAATATTATATTACTTAACTTCAAATAATTTTGAAATGTTATCATTTTTAATAATAATAGCTACATTTATATTACTTTGTGTTCCTATACTTAATATTGAATATACATTTATAGATGTTGCAGTTACTATTTTAGGATTTATATATGTAGGAGTTTTCTTTAGCTTCATACATTTAGTAAACATCAAAGAAGGTGGACAATACCTAGTTTGGTTAATATTCCTATCATCATGGCTTTGTGATACTGCTGCATACTATTCAGGTAGATTCTTTGGTAAACACAAATTATGTCCAAAGGTTAGTCCTAAGAAGACTATAGAAGGTTCTATAGGAGGAATATTAGGAAGTACATTAGCTTGTGGAATATTTGGTATAATAATATCTAATAGTTTCTCTTTAATACCTGTATATCATTATTTTATAATAGGTATATTATGTGGAGTATTCTGTCAATTTGGTGATTTAGTTGCTTCATCAATAAAGAGATACGCAGGAATAAAAGATTATAGTAATTTAATACCAGGACATGGTGGAATATTAGATAGATTTGACAGTATATTATTTGCTGGAACAATAGTATTCTTCTATTTAACACTTGTCTTAAAATTTTAA
- the dxr gene encoding 1-deoxy-D-xylulose-5-phosphate reductoisomerase gives MKRISILGVTGSIGTQTLDVLRFHKEDFELVGITANRNIELTMDIIKEFSPKYVAINHEESYKKLVDLVKSQGLKCEVIYGMEGLVKVATLDEIDIVVTSVVGMIGLKPTVEAIRKGKDIALANKETLVVAGELVMREAKENGVKILPVDSEHSAIFQSLQGNAHNKIDKILLTASGGPFRGFTIEDLKSVTPERALKHPKWNMGQKISIDSSTLMNKGLEVIEAHWLFDCPYKDIEVVVHPQSIIHSMVQYTDGAVIAQLGVPDMKLPIQYALNYPNRQGNISEKLDLFKIRELTFEKPDLDTFKCLKLAYEAGEKGKLMPTILNGANEVCVELFLNKKITYLQIPEIIEECMNTFDYNKEVTLHNVINLDKEVRQYIYEKYN, from the coding sequence ATGAAGAGAATATCTATACTAGGGGTAACTGGTTCTATAGGAACTCAAACTTTAGATGTATTAAGATTTCATAAAGAAGATTTTGAATTAGTTGGTATAACAGCTAATAGAAATATAGAATTAACAATGGATATAATAAAAGAGTTTTCACCTAAATACGTTGCAATAAATCACGAGGAGTCTTACAAAAAACTTGTAGATTTAGTAAAAAGCCAAGGATTAAAGTGTGAAGTTATCTATGGGATGGAAGGCTTAGTTAAAGTTGCTACTTTAGATGAAATTGATATAGTTGTTACTTCTGTTGTTGGTATGATTGGATTAAAACCAACTGTAGAAGCTATAAGAAAAGGAAAAGATATCGCTTTAGCAAATAAAGAAACTTTAGTAGTAGCAGGTGAACTTGTTATGAGAGAAGCTAAAGAAAATGGAGTAAAAATACTTCCAGTAGACTCAGAGCATAGTGCTATATTCCAATCATTACAAGGAAATGCTCATAACAAAATTGATAAAATACTTTTAACTGCTTCTGGAGGGCCTTTTAGAGGGTTTACTATAGAAGATTTAAAATCAGTAACTCCAGAAAGAGCTCTTAAGCATCCAAAGTGGAATATGGGTCAAAAAATATCAATAGATTCATCAACTCTAATGAACAAGGGATTAGAAGTTATAGAAGCTCATTGGTTATTTGATTGTCCTTATAAAGATATAGAGGTTGTAGTTCATCCACAATCAATAATACATTCTATGGTTCAATATACTGATGGAGCAGTTATAGCTCAATTAGGTGTACCAGATATGAAATTACCAATTCAATATGCTTTAAATTATCCAAATAGGCAAGGAAATATTAGTGAAAAGTTAGATTTATTTAAGATTAGAGAGTTAACTTTTGAAAAGCCGGATTTAGATACATTTAAATGCTTAAAATTAGCTTATGAAGCAGGAGAAAAGGGAAAGCTTATGCCAACAATTTTAAATGGGGCTAATGAAGTATGTGTTGAACTATTCCTAAATAAAAAGATAACATATCTGCAAATACCAGAGATAATAGAAGAGTGTATGAATACTTTTGATTACAACAAAGAGGTTACTCTTCATAATGTAATAAATTTAGACAAAGAAGTAAGACAGTATATATATGAAAAATATAACTAG
- the rseP gene encoding RIP metalloprotease RseP has product MYIIFALLAFSALILVHELGHFIVAKLNGIYVEEFAIGMGPKLFGVKVGETEYNLRILPFGGFVKMLGEEDESDDSGSLNAKTPIQRILVMGAGAFMNYVLALIIFIGLAMSSGFAENKVASVVPNSPAQEIGIEQGDEFLKIDGNKIHTTDDFRMGLALAKGNPVELEIKRGNDVLTKTVQPILNESGMYQVGISYALVEKPTLLQGIKQGFNETRSLVSQSFIALKTIVTGEANLKTDVGGPVTIIKMSGQAAKAGANTLLWFMAFLSVQLAVFNLLPFPALDGGRIFIELIQMIIRKEIPAKYIEAVNTVGFMLLMGLMVLVTIKDIIFPIL; this is encoded by the coding sequence GTGTATATAATTTTTGCTTTATTAGCATTTAGTGCTTTAATCTTAGTTCATGAGCTTGGACATTTTATTGTGGCTAAATTAAATGGGATTTATGTTGAGGAATTTGCTATTGGTATGGGTCCAAAGCTTTTTGGTGTAAAAGTTGGAGAAACAGAATATAACTTAAGAATCCTTCCTTTTGGTGGATTTGTTAAAATGCTTGGTGAAGAAGATGAAAGTGATGATTCAGGAAGCTTAAATGCAAAAACTCCTATTCAAAGAATACTTGTTATGGGAGCAGGGGCATTTATGAATTATGTATTAGCCCTTATAATATTTATTGGGCTAGCTATGAGTTCTGGCTTTGCAGAAAATAAAGTAGCAAGTGTAGTACCTAATTCACCAGCACAAGAAATAGGAATTGAACAGGGAGATGAATTCCTAAAAATAGATGGAAACAAAATTCATACAACTGATGATTTTAGAATGGGATTAGCTTTAGCTAAGGGAAATCCAGTTGAATTAGAGATAAAAAGAGGCAATGATGTCTTAACAAAAACAGTACAGCCGATTTTAAATGAGAGTGGAATGTATCAAGTTGGAATAAGCTATGCTTTAGTTGAAAAACCTACTTTGCTTCAAGGAATAAAGCAAGGATTTAATGAAACAAGAAGTCTTGTATCTCAGTCATTTATTGCATTAAAGACTATTGTTACAGGAGAAGCAAATTTAAAAACTGATGTAGGAGGTCCTGTTACAATAATTAAAATGTCAGGGCAAGCAGCAAAAGCAGGAGCAAATACTCTTTTATGGTTTATGGCATTTTTAAGTGTTCAATTAGCAGTATTTAACCTTTTACCATTCCCAGCTTTAGATGGTGGAAGAATATTTATAGAGCTTATTCAAATGATAATTAGAAAAGAAATACCTGCTAAATATATTGAAGCTGTAAATACCGTTGGATTCATGCTCCTTATGGGACTTATGGTATTAGTAACTATAAAAGATATAATATTCCCGATACTATAG
- the ispG gene encoding flavodoxin-dependent (E)-4-hydroxy-3-methylbut-2-enyl-diphosphate synthase, with protein sequence MNRKETRKVKVGNIYVGGDFRVSIQSMTNTDTKDVEATVKQIRELQEAGCDIVRCAVLDMDAACAIKDIVAKINIPLVADIHFDYRLALKAIENGVSAIRINPGNIGSREKVEAVVKACKEKNIPIRIGVNSGSLSKELLAKYGKPTPDALVESALEHVKILEELDFHDIVISMKSSNVETMIESYRIASQKTNYPLHLGVTEAGTPWRGTIKSAIGIGTLLAEGIGDTIRVSLTGDPVEEIKVGKEILKNFGYVKEGIEFISCPTCGRTQIDLINIAKEVEQRLSSCKKNIKVAVMGCVVNGPGEAREADIGIAGGKGEGLIFRKGEIIKKVKEEDLVEELIKIIETI encoded by the coding sequence GTGAATAGAAAAGAAACTAGAAAGGTTAAGGTTGGAAACATATATGTTGGAGGAGATTTTAGAGTTTCCATTCAATCTATGACCAATACAGATACAAAAGATGTAGAAGCTACAGTTAAACAAATAAGAGAGCTTCAAGAAGCTGGATGTGATATTGTTAGATGTGCAGTTTTAGATATGGATGCAGCTTGCGCTATAAAAGATATAGTGGCAAAAATTAATATACCACTAGTTGCAGACATTCATTTTGATTATAGATTAGCTTTAAAAGCAATAGAAAATGGAGTTTCTGCAATAAGAATAAATCCAGGAAATATTGGATCTAGAGAAAAGGTAGAAGCTGTAGTAAAAGCTTGTAAAGAAAAAAACATTCCTATAAGAATAGGGGTTAACTCAGGGTCATTATCAAAAGAACTTTTAGCAAAATATGGAAAACCTACCCCAGATGCCCTAGTTGAAAGTGCATTAGAACATGTTAAAATATTAGAAGAGTTAGATTTTCATGATATAGTAATTTCAATGAAATCATCAAATGTTGAAACTATGATAGAAAGTTATAGAATAGCTTCACAAAAAACAAATTATCCTCTTCACTTAGGGGTTACTGAGGCTGGTACACCTTGGAGAGGAACAATAAAATCTGCTATAGGAATAGGAACTTTACTTGCAGAAGGAATAGGTGATACTATAAGAGTTTCTTTAACTGGAGATCCTGTTGAAGAGATAAAAGTAGGTAAAGAAATTCTTAAAAACTTTGGATATGTAAAAGAAGGAATAGAGTTTATATCATGTCCTACATGTGGAAGAACTCAAATAGACTTAATAAACATAGCTAAAGAAGTAGAACAAAGACTAAGTTCTTGCAAGAAAAATATAAAGGTTGCAGTAATGGGCTGTGTTGTAAATGGACCAGGAGAAGCAAGAGAGGCAGATATTGGGATAGCTGGAGGTAAAGGTGAAGGTCTTATCTTTAGAAAAGGTGAAATAATTAAAAAAGTAAAAGAAGAAGACTTAGTTGAAGAGCTTATAAAGATAATAGAAACAATATAA